Proteins encoded together in one Stutzerimonas stutzeri window:
- a CDS encoding FMN-dependent NADH-azoreductase: MTHLLHLDASARPGLAGKDEHGSHSRNLSQRFVSQWLARRPQDGVTYRDIGQNPPSFVSHDWIASAFTPEERREPWMKDALAESDRLVDELLAADVLIIGTPLYNFGMPAALKAWIDQVVRLNRTVGLDESNPLDPYVPMLADRERHAVILTARGGVGFGPGGAMAHMNHLEPNLATALGFIGITRIHQIAIEGQEVGGELMANSVAEALRQVDALVTELQSTIAAPRPRVSQRQAEAS; encoded by the coding sequence ATGACGCACCTTCTGCACCTCGACGCCAGCGCCCGCCCCGGCCTTGCCGGCAAGGACGAACACGGTTCTCACAGCCGCAACCTCAGCCAGCGCTTCGTCAGCCAATGGTTGGCGCGTCGCCCGCAGGATGGCGTGACCTACCGGGACATCGGCCAGAACCCACCCTCCTTCGTCAGCCATGATTGGATCGCCTCGGCCTTCACGCCGGAGGAGCGCCGGGAGCCGTGGATGAAGGACGCGTTGGCCGAAAGCGACAGGCTGGTCGACGAACTGTTGGCCGCCGATGTGCTGATCATCGGCACGCCGCTCTACAACTTCGGCATGCCGGCGGCGCTCAAGGCGTGGATCGATCAGGTGGTGCGCCTGAACCGCACGGTCGGGCTGGACGAGAGCAACCCGCTTGATCCCTACGTGCCCATGTTGGCGGATCGGGAGCGGCACGCGGTCATCCTCACCGCCCGGGGTGGCGTAGGCTTCGGCCCCGGAGGGGCGATGGCGCATATGAACCATCTGGAGCCGAACCTGGCGACCGCGCTGGGGTTCATCGGCATCACCCGCATCCACCAGATCGCCATCGAGGGTCAGGAGGTGGGGGGCGAGCTGATGGCCAATTCGGTAGCCGAGGCGCTGCGTCAGGTGGATGCGCTGGTGACGGAGCTGCAGAGCACCATCGCCGCGCCACGCCCCCGCGTCAGCCAGCGCCAGGCCGAAGCGAGCTAG
- a CDS encoding DUF2141 domain-containing protein has product MKALSITGLALALLIPAAQAQELQVTLSGLQHDRGQVAVAVFADAKSFRKDDQAFAAQKAKAEAGTVTVTFDDVPPGRYAVLAYHDENDNGRLDLRFGMIPVEGYGLSNNPKVMGPPSYEDSAFEVTANEPARIELKMRY; this is encoded by the coding sequence ATGAAAGCACTTTCGATTACGGGCCTGGCCCTCGCCCTTCTGATTCCCGCAGCCCAGGCTCAGGAGCTGCAGGTCACGCTCAGCGGGCTGCAGCATGACCGCGGCCAGGTGGCCGTGGCGGTGTTCGCCGATGCCAAGAGCTTCCGCAAGGATGACCAGGCCTTCGCCGCGCAGAAGGCCAAAGCCGAAGCCGGTACGGTAACCGTGACGTTCGACGATGTGCCGCCCGGCCGCTACGCGGTGCTGGCCTACCACGACGAGAACGATAACGGCCGACTGGACCTGCGCTTCGGCATGATTCCGGTCGAAGGCTACGGGCTATCGAACAACCCCAAGGTGATGGGCCCACCGTCCTACGAGGACAGCGCCTTCGAGGTGACCGCCAACGAGCCCGCGCGGATCGAGCTGAAGATGCGTTACTAG
- a CDS encoding restriction endonuclease, translated as MARRPKQSPFEDLIDLAALMPWWITLPLALIAYLWLNSIVTSPIPAPANPADLGSHMSGMMLRGLAVPAQYFVPAALVFGAIASIFGRMRRKKLFDSVASNENTLESISWREFELLVGEAFRRKGFTVQETGQGGADGGIDLVLLKDGEKYLVQCKQWRRQLVQVNVVRELFGVMAAERAKGGFIVISGRFTEDAKVFAQGKNLRLIEGAELNEMIRQSRAAAARQNSQPTISKAPYQPTSATPDPLAHPPRETQPICPTCQAPMVQRVAKRGSNVGNTFWGCSQYPKCKTTRNEMPA; from the coding sequence ATGGCCCGCCGCCCCAAGCAATCGCCTTTCGAAGACCTGATCGATCTCGCAGCATTGATGCCCTGGTGGATCACCCTTCCACTGGCGCTCATCGCGTACCTGTGGCTCAACAGCATCGTCACTTCACCGATACCGGCACCAGCCAATCCAGCCGATTTAGGCAGCCACATGTCCGGCATGATGCTTCGAGGATTGGCAGTACCCGCGCAGTACTTCGTCCCTGCCGCACTGGTATTTGGAGCCATCGCTTCAATATTTGGCCGCATGCGACGCAAGAAGCTTTTCGACTCCGTCGCAAGCAACGAAAACACCCTGGAATCCATCAGCTGGCGCGAGTTCGAGCTGCTGGTTGGTGAAGCGTTCCGACGCAAAGGATTTACTGTTCAGGAGACAGGCCAAGGCGGAGCCGATGGCGGCATTGATCTGGTGCTTCTGAAGGACGGCGAAAAGTACTTAGTCCAATGCAAACAGTGGCGTCGCCAGCTGGTTCAGGTGAACGTGGTGCGTGAGCTGTTTGGTGTGATGGCGGCGGAGAGAGCAAAAGGCGGCTTCATCGTGATCTCCGGTCGGTTTACCGAAGATGCGAAGGTGTTCGCCCAAGGCAAGAATCTGCGGCTGATCGAAGGCGCCGAGCTAAACGAGATGATTCGTCAGAGCCGCGCAGCCGCGGCGCGTCAGAACTCCCAACCGACAATTAGCAAAGCGCCCTACCAACCTACATCGGCCACACCAGACCCGCTCGCCCACCCCCCTCGCGAAACACAACCCATCTGCCCTACCTGTCAGGCGCCGATGGTTCAGCGTGTGGCGAAACGAGGAAGCAATGTCGGGAATACGTTTTGGGGTTGTTCGCAGTACCCCAAATGCAAAACCACACGAAACGAGATGCCAGCGTAG
- the katG gene encoding catalase/peroxidase HPI — translation MNAESGENAGGGCPLGHGAGAPRKRPSNRDWWPEALSLTSLNQHSPRSNPYGGDFDYAAEFNSLDLDAVIADLHKVMTDSQDWWPADFGHYGGLFIRMAWHSAGTYRITDGRGGAGGGQQRFAPLNSWPDNASLDKARRLLWPIKQKYGRKLSWADLFVLTGNVALESMGFKTFGFGGGRADTWEPEELFWGPEGTWLGDERYSGERQLHPGLGAVQMGLIYVNPEGPNGNPDPKAAAVDIRETFARMAMNDYETVALIAGGHTFGKTHGAGDPSFIGPEPEGALIEDQGLGWRSKFQTGIGPDAITSGLEVIWSQTPVKWSNYFFENLFNFEWELTKSPAGAHQWVAKDAPEIIPDPFDPNKKRKPTMLTTDLSLRFDPIYEPISRHFLENPDEFADAFARAWFKLTHRDMGPIARYLGPLVPKEQLIWQDPIPERDHPVIDDADIASLKQKILGLGFSVSDLVSVAWASAATYRGSDKRGGANGARIRFAPQKDWEINNPPLLAQVLQKLGEIQSDFNGSATGGKKVSMADLIVLAGCAAIEKAAQDGGVNVAVPFTPGRMDALEEWTDAQSFEALRPVADGFRNYYHESHFMAPEEALVDKAHLLRLSAPEMTVLVGGMRVLGANAGGSQDGVFTHRVGVLSNDFFVNLLDMKNEWTATEHKNRFQGLDRKTRQPTWTATRVDLIFGSQSELRAQAEVYGMADGNEKFVRDFAKAWDKVMNADRMDIGKPADQFSQKLSA, via the coding sequence ATGAACGCCGAATCTGGAGAAAATGCCGGGGGCGGCTGCCCACTCGGTCATGGCGCCGGCGCACCGCGCAAACGCCCGAGCAATCGCGATTGGTGGCCTGAAGCACTGAGCCTGACATCGCTCAACCAGCACTCGCCACGCTCCAATCCCTACGGGGGCGATTTCGACTACGCCGCCGAATTCAACTCCCTCGATCTCGATGCGGTGATCGCCGACCTGCACAAGGTGATGACCGATTCGCAGGACTGGTGGCCGGCCGATTTCGGCCATTACGGCGGCCTCTTTATCCGCATGGCCTGGCACAGCGCCGGGACCTACCGCATCACCGACGGCCGCGGCGGCGCGGGCGGCGGGCAGCAACGCTTCGCTCCGCTCAACAGCTGGCCGGACAACGCCTCGCTGGACAAGGCGCGACGCCTGCTCTGGCCGATCAAGCAGAAATACGGACGCAAGTTGTCCTGGGCAGACCTGTTCGTGCTCACCGGCAACGTCGCGCTCGAATCCATGGGTTTCAAGACCTTCGGCTTCGGCGGCGGCCGTGCCGACACCTGGGAGCCGGAAGAGCTCTTCTGGGGGCCTGAGGGCACCTGGCTGGGTGACGAGCGCTACAGCGGCGAACGCCAGCTGCACCCGGGCCTGGGTGCGGTGCAGATGGGCCTGATCTATGTGAACCCGGAAGGTCCCAACGGCAACCCGGACCCGAAGGCCGCGGCCGTCGACATTCGCGAAACCTTCGCCCGCATGGCCATGAACGACTACGAGACCGTGGCGCTGATCGCCGGCGGCCACACCTTCGGCAAGACCCACGGTGCGGGCGATCCCTCGTTCATCGGGCCGGAGCCAGAAGGCGCGCTGATCGAAGACCAGGGCCTGGGCTGGCGCAGCAAGTTCCAGACCGGCATCGGACCGGACGCCATCACATCGGGGCTGGAAGTCATCTGGAGCCAGACGCCGGTCAAATGGTCGAACTACTTCTTCGAGAACCTGTTCAATTTCGAATGGGAACTGACCAAGAGCCCGGCCGGTGCGCACCAGTGGGTGGCCAAGGATGCCCCGGAAATCATTCCCGACCCCTTCGACCCGAACAAGAAACGCAAGCCGACGATGCTGACGACCGATCTGTCGTTGCGTTTCGACCCGATCTACGAGCCGATCTCGCGCCACTTCCTCGAGAACCCGGACGAATTCGCGGATGCCTTCGCTCGCGCCTGGTTCAAGCTGACCCACCGCGACATGGGCCCCATCGCGCGCTATCTCGGCCCGCTGGTGCCGAAGGAGCAGCTGATCTGGCAGGACCCGATTCCCGAGCGCGACCACCCGGTGATCGACGACGCCGACATCGCGTCGCTCAAGCAGAAGATCCTCGGCCTGGGCTTTTCCGTATCGGACCTGGTGTCGGTGGCCTGGGCCTCGGCGGCGACCTACCGCGGTTCGGACAAGCGCGGCGGAGCCAATGGCGCGCGCATTCGCTTCGCTCCGCAGAAGGACTGGGAAATCAACAACCCGCCGCTGCTGGCGCAGGTGCTGCAGAAGCTCGGCGAGATACAGAGTGACTTCAACGGCTCGGCCACCGGTGGCAAGAAGGTTTCCATGGCCGACCTGATCGTGCTGGCCGGCTGTGCGGCCATCGAGAAGGCCGCGCAGGATGGCGGCGTGAATGTCGCCGTACCTTTCACCCCGGGGCGGATGGATGCGCTGGAGGAATGGACCGACGCGCAGTCGTTCGAGGCGCTGCGCCCGGTGGCCGACGGCTTCCGCAACTACTACCACGAGTCCCACTTCATGGCGCCCGAGGAAGCGCTGGTGGACAAGGCGCACCTGTTGCGCCTGAGCGCACCTGAGATGACCGTGCTGGTGGGCGGCATGCGCGTGCTGGGCGCCAATGCCGGCGGCAGTCAGGACGGTGTGTTCACCCACCGCGTCGGCGTGTTGTCCAACGACTTCTTCGTCAACCTGCTGGACATGAAGAACGAGTGGACGGCCACCGAGCACAAGAACCGCTTCCAGGGCCTGGACCGCAAGACCCGCCAGCCCACCTGGACGGCGACCCGTGTGGACCTCATCTTCGGCTCGCAATCGGAGCTGCGCGCCCAGGCCGAGGTGTACGGCATGGCCGACGGCAACGAGAAGTTCGTGCGCGACTTCGCCAAGGCGTGGGACAAGGTGATGAACGCCGACCGGATGGACATCGGCAAACCCGCCGATCAGTTCAGCCAGAAACTGTCGGCCTAG
- a CDS encoding class I SAM-dependent DNA methyltransferase yields the protein MPGTAIYTDLSGYYDLMCADIDYGAQSSAVQRLQQLFGNGGRRHLDLACGTGPHVRHFIDAGYDSSGLDINQPMLDRATLRCPEARFSLQDMCSFSLDRPVDLITCFLYSIHYSAGLERLAACIAHVHAALADQGLFCFNAVDKRRIDNRSYVSHTAHHADGLFGFSSGWYYSGQGERQLLRLRIEKTLAGASQVWQDEHPMVAVSFAELIALLEPYFEVHVLEHDYQKIAPWDTASGNAIFACVKR from the coding sequence ATGCCCGGCACCGCCATCTATACCGACCTGTCGGGTTACTACGACCTCATGTGCGCCGATATCGACTACGGCGCCCAGAGCAGTGCCGTCCAGCGGCTGCAGCAATTGTTCGGCAATGGTGGAAGACGGCATCTGGATCTCGCCTGCGGAACCGGGCCGCATGTGCGCCATTTCATCGATGCGGGCTACGACAGCAGCGGGCTGGACATCAATCAGCCGATGCTGGACCGGGCCACGCTGCGTTGCCCGGAGGCGCGCTTCTCGCTGCAGGACATGTGCAGCTTCAGCCTGGATCGGCCGGTCGACCTGATCACCTGCTTCCTGTACTCGATCCATTACAGCGCCGGGCTCGAGCGGCTCGCCGCCTGTATCGCCCATGTGCACGCCGCGCTGGCCGACCAGGGGCTGTTCTGCTTCAACGCCGTGGACAAGCGGCGGATCGACAACCGCTCATACGTGTCTCACACCGCTCACCATGCCGATGGCCTGTTCGGCTTCAGTTCCGGCTGGTACTACAGCGGTCAGGGCGAGCGGCAATTGCTGCGGTTGCGCATCGAAAAGACGCTGGCCGGAGCCAGTCAGGTCTGGCAGGACGAGCATCCGATGGTGGCGGTGAGCTTCGCTGAACTGATCGCGCTGCTGGAACCCTATTTCGAGGTGCATGTGCTCGAGCACGACTACCAGAAGATCGCTCCGTGGGACACGGCGTCCGGCAACGCCATCTTCGCCTGCGTGAAGCGCTGA
- a CDS encoding sterol desaturase family protein: MGVSDSFQRYLIDPFVHQFTSLFDLNGRLGLLFLGVSYAVAYLLFRYRRQHGLTQAMSFWAFLGGWRVHWHPSARLDYRYYFVRGVLKVALVVPIVALVDPYILRSGDYIAFFENLWGARPQVGQNLSLALLYGFGVFIISDFAGYWVHRAFHCGWLWEFHKVHHSAPVMVPLTASRVHFLEKIVGRLVDLVLLGAYAGIFWYACGGEISRYTLFGVTYLVFIFNALASNLRHSHVWLSFGPRLEHILNSPAQHQIHHSDAPRHFHKNFGTNLSIWDWMFGTLYVTSASPETLRFGTAEQDSHRYLTLYSLILMPFVDTARKLMPASPPRRVDS, from the coding sequence ATGGGCGTTTCCGACTCCTTCCAGCGGTACCTGATCGATCCTTTCGTACACCAGTTCACCAGCCTGTTCGACCTGAACGGTCGCCTGGGCCTGCTGTTTCTCGGCGTGTCTTATGCCGTCGCCTATCTGCTATTTCGCTACCGACGACAGCATGGGCTGACGCAGGCGATGTCGTTCTGGGCCTTTCTCGGAGGCTGGCGCGTGCACTGGCATCCTTCGGCGCGTCTGGACTACCGCTACTACTTCGTGCGGGGCGTGCTGAAGGTCGCGCTGGTGGTGCCGATCGTGGCGCTCGTCGATCCATACATCTTGCGTTCGGGCGACTACATCGCCTTTTTCGAGAACCTCTGGGGTGCGCGGCCGCAAGTTGGGCAGAACCTTTCGCTGGCGCTGCTCTACGGGTTCGGCGTGTTCATCATCAGTGACTTCGCCGGCTACTGGGTGCACCGGGCGTTCCACTGCGGCTGGCTGTGGGAATTTCACAAGGTGCACCATTCGGCACCGGTGATGGTTCCGCTGACGGCCAGCCGCGTGCACTTTCTGGAGAAGATCGTCGGCCGGCTGGTGGACCTGGTGCTGCTTGGCGCCTACGCCGGCATCTTCTGGTACGCCTGCGGCGGTGAGATCAGCCGCTACACGCTGTTCGGGGTGACCTATCTGGTCTTCATCTTCAACGCGCTGGCTTCAAACCTGCGACATAGCCACGTCTGGCTGTCGTTCGGGCCACGTCTGGAGCACATTCTCAATAGCCCGGCGCAGCACCAGATCCACCACAGCGATGCGCCACGGCATTTCCACAAGAACTTCGGGACCAATCTGTCCATCTGGGACTGGATGTTCGGCACCCTCTACGTCACCAGCGCCAGCCCCGAGACGCTGCGCTTCGGTACCGCGGAGCAAGACTCGCACCGCTACCTGACGCTCTACAGCCTGATCCTGATGCCATTCGTGGATACGGCCCGCAAGCTCATGCCCGCCAGTCCGCCGCGCCGGGTCGACTCCTGA
- a CDS encoding SMP-30/gluconolactonase/LRE family protein has product MDEQEQHSSPGSRRRFLKQSVACSTALLATGMALPRLAQSAEPLSRRYPDPSLEVLDESFLQLRLFNASVEKIADGLRWAEGPVWVGDGRYLLLSDIPNNRIMRWDEISQSLGVFREQANFSNGLTRDREGRLVVCEGSTTHELGRRVTRTEHNGAITVLADNYLGKRFNSPNDVVVKRDGSIWFSDPPFQAGNYYEGHKIQTELPDAVYRIDGSTLEVTRVIEGIAGPNGLCFSPDESTLYVVEGRAKPNRLVWAYAVNGDGTLGERSRHIEATGHGALDGIKCDEAGNLWCGWGSSGSPEANPEGLDGVRVFNPQGEAIGHIHLPERCANLCFGGVQGNRLFMASSHALYALYVNARGATFT; this is encoded by the coding sequence ATGGACGAACAAGAACAACACTCATCACCCGGTTCCCGCCGCCGCTTTCTAAAGCAATCCGTTGCCTGCTCCACCGCGTTGCTGGCTACCGGCATGGCGCTGCCGCGGCTCGCTCAATCAGCTGAGCCACTCAGCAGGCGTTACCCCGATCCATCCCTGGAAGTACTGGATGAAAGCTTTCTGCAATTGCGCCTGTTCAACGCCAGCGTCGAGAAGATCGCCGACGGTCTGCGCTGGGCCGAAGGTCCGGTATGGGTTGGCGACGGGCGCTACCTGCTGCTCAGCGACATTCCCAACAACCGCATCATGCGCTGGGACGAGATCAGCCAGTCGCTGGGCGTATTTCGCGAGCAGGCGAACTTCTCCAATGGCCTGACCCGCGATCGCGAGGGCCGGCTGGTGGTCTGCGAAGGCTCCACGACGCATGAACTGGGTCGGCGCGTGACCCGTACCGAGCACAACGGTGCGATCACCGTGCTGGCCGACAACTATCTGGGCAAGCGCTTCAACTCGCCGAACGACGTGGTGGTCAAGCGCGATGGGTCCATCTGGTTCAGCGATCCGCCCTTCCAGGCTGGCAACTATTACGAGGGGCACAAGATTCAAACCGAGCTGCCGGACGCGGTCTACCGCATCGATGGCAGCACGCTGGAGGTGACCCGGGTTATCGAGGGCATCGCCGGCCCTAACGGTCTGTGCTTCTCGCCCGACGAGAGCACGCTCTATGTGGTCGAGGGCCGCGCCAAGCCCAACCGCCTGGTGTGGGCCTATGCGGTGAACGGCGACGGTACGCTGGGTGAGCGCAGCCGGCATATCGAGGCGACCGGCCATGGTGCACTGGACGGCATCAAGTGCGACGAGGCCGGCAACCTCTGGTGCGGCTGGGGCAGCTCCGGCTCGCCGGAAGCCAACCCGGAAGGCCTGGACGGCGTTCGGGTTTTCAATCCACAGGGCGAGGCGATCGGCCATATTCACTTGCCGGAACGCTGCGCCAACCTGTGCTTCGGCGGTGTGCAGGGCAACCGCCTGTTCATGGCCAGCAGCCACGCCCTCTATGCGCTGTACGTGAACGCGCGAGGCGCCACCTTCACCTAA
- the gcvA gene encoding transcriptional regulator GcvA, with amino-acid sequence MAHRRLPSLSALRAFEAAARHESAKQAAEELSVTATAISHQIRALEESLGVALFLRKPRKLKLTDPGRELQQTLETAFDSISATVERLSAKPCRQAITLSTTPAIAVRWLVPWVCLLRDSHPDIDLRFHTSHEPVALDGVTADIAIRYGDGRWPGLVAEKLFDNTFVPVCSPHLGLRDVAELPKHPLIHFRAQAALSAPIHWASWQKLANVPGLDVSAGLVFSDETHAISAAIGAQGVALMSRQLIEDELREGRLVQPFGPEMEGKPFHLVYPESRRDDPTVRAVREWVMKVPGGLCELTG; translated from the coding sequence ATGGCGCACCGCCGCTTGCCTTCGCTTTCTGCGCTGCGAGCCTTCGAAGCCGCCGCTCGCCACGAGAGCGCCAAACAGGCTGCGGAGGAGCTGTCCGTCACGGCTACGGCGATCAGCCACCAGATTCGTGCGCTGGAGGAATCCCTTGGTGTGGCGCTGTTTCTGCGTAAACCGCGAAAGCTGAAATTGACCGACCCGGGGCGCGAGCTGCAACAGACGCTGGAGACGGCGTTCGACAGCATCAGCGCCACGGTCGAACGCCTGAGCGCGAAGCCCTGCCGCCAGGCGATCACCCTCAGCACCACACCGGCCATCGCTGTGCGCTGGCTGGTGCCCTGGGTCTGCCTGCTACGTGATTCGCATCCGGATATCGACCTGCGCTTCCACACCTCCCATGAACCGGTTGCGCTGGATGGCGTCACGGCGGATATCGCCATCCGCTACGGCGATGGCCGCTGGCCGGGGCTGGTGGCGGAGAAACTGTTCGACAACACCTTCGTCCCGGTCTGCAGCCCGCACCTCGGCTTGCGTGATGTAGCCGAGCTGCCCAAACACCCGTTGATCCACTTCCGTGCGCAAGCCGCCTTGTCCGCGCCGATTCATTGGGCGTCGTGGCAGAAACTTGCCAATGTACCGGGGCTGGATGTGAGCGCCGGGCTGGTTTTCTCCGACGAGACCCACGCCATCTCCGCCGCCATCGGCGCGCAGGGTGTGGCGCTGATGAGTCGGCAGCTGATCGAAGATGAACTGAGGGAAGGACGGCTGGTGCAACCGTTCGGGCCGGAGATGGAGGGCAAGCCGTTTCATCTGGTGTACCCGGAGAGCCGTCGGGATGACCCGACGGTTCGGGCGGTAAGGGAATGGGTGATGAAAGTGCCGGGTGGGTTGTGTGAGCTGACTGGCTAA
- a CDS encoding NAD(P)H-dependent oxidoreductase, with translation MNVLIVYAHPEPRSLNGTLKDFTVQRLRTAGHAVQLSDLYAMGWKAPIDARDSLDHDLESRFDPSQDSRRAFASGRQSPDIAAEQDKLRWADALILQFPLWWFSMPAILKGWVDRVYAYGFAYGVGEHSDARWGDRYGEGTMVGKRAMLIVTTGGWASHYSPRGINGPMDDLLFPIQHGILHYPGFDVLPPFVVYRTSRIDEARFADIREQLGERLDSLWRTEPIAYRKQNGGDYEIPALTLRPEVAPGAEGLCIHVIGSDG, from the coding sequence ATGAATGTTCTGATCGTCTATGCCCATCCCGAACCGCGTTCCCTGAACGGCACCCTGAAGGATTTCACTGTCCAGCGGCTGCGCACCGCTGGCCACGCCGTGCAGCTGTCCGATCTGTACGCCATGGGCTGGAAAGCCCCCATCGACGCCCGAGACAGCCTGGATCACGACCTGGAGAGCCGCTTCGACCCCTCGCAGGATTCGCGCCGTGCGTTCGCCAGCGGCCGGCAGAGCCCGGACATCGCCGCCGAGCAGGACAAACTGCGCTGGGCCGATGCGCTGATCCTGCAGTTCCCGCTCTGGTGGTTCTCGATGCCGGCCATCCTCAAGGGCTGGGTCGATCGGGTGTATGCCTACGGCTTCGCCTACGGTGTAGGCGAGCACTCGGATGCGCGCTGGGGTGATCGTTACGGCGAAGGCACGATGGTCGGCAAGCGGGCCATGCTTATCGTTACCACCGGTGGTTGGGCATCGCACTACAGCCCGCGCGGTATCAACGGGCCGATGGACGATCTGCTGTTTCCGATCCAGCACGGCATCCTGCATTACCCCGGCTTCGATGTACTGCCGCCGTTCGTGGTGTACCGTACCAGCCGCATCGATGAGGCGCGCTTTGCCGACATCCGCGAACAACTGGGTGAGCGCCTCGACAGCCTGTGGCGCACTGAGCCGATTGCGTACCGCAAGCAGAACGGTGGGGATTACGAGATTCCGGCGCTGACGCTGCGGCCCGAAGTGGCGCCGGGCGCTGAGGGGCTCTGCATCCACGTGATCGGCTCCGATGGTTGA
- a CDS encoding LysR family transcriptional regulator — protein sequence MNNLRRLDLNLLVTLDVLLAEHNVTRAAERLNFSQPSVSVHLAKLREIFGDPLLLPGPRGMHPTARAEELREPLRLALQALERAVAPASPFDPAAAQDVWRVAATDYGESAIVLPVLSRLRSMAPGTRLAVVEMVPARIARQAEQGDIDLAFHTAEGSPPGLRRRTLFTERYVLAGRVGHPQLKRRPTLERFCTLEQVIVSPDGGGFQGATDEALAQRGMQRRVVLSVPHFLFLRSVLESTDLVAMLPERLVRGSSALQVVEAPLEVPGYEMAMLWHERSHRDPAHQWLREQIAKAV from the coding sequence ATGAATAATCTCAGACGTCTGGACCTGAACCTGCTGGTGACCCTCGATGTGCTGCTGGCCGAGCACAACGTTACCCGCGCTGCCGAGCGGCTGAACTTCTCCCAGCCTTCGGTGAGCGTCCATCTGGCCAAACTGCGCGAGATATTCGGCGACCCCCTGCTGCTGCCCGGTCCCCGCGGCATGCACCCGACGGCACGTGCCGAGGAGTTGCGCGAGCCGCTGCGCCTGGCCTTGCAGGCGCTGGAACGCGCGGTCGCGCCGGCCAGCCCGTTCGACCCGGCCGCGGCGCAGGATGTCTGGCGGGTCGCTGCGACCGATTACGGTGAATCGGCCATCGTGTTGCCGGTGCTGAGCCGGCTACGCAGTATGGCGCCCGGCACTCGCCTGGCAGTGGTCGAAATGGTGCCGGCACGCATCGCTCGTCAGGCGGAACAGGGCGATATCGACCTCGCCTTTCATACCGCAGAGGGTTCGCCGCCCGGCCTTCGCCGGCGTACGCTGTTCACCGAGCGCTACGTACTCGCCGGTCGAGTCGGCCATCCCCAGCTGAAGCGGCGGCCGACGCTCGAACGGTTCTGCACGCTCGAGCAGGTCATTGTCTCACCGGACGGCGGTGGGTTTCAGGGTGCAACCGACGAGGCCCTCGCGCAGCGAGGCATGCAGCGGCGGGTCGTATTGTCGGTACCGCATTTTCTGTTCCTTCGATCGGTGCTGGAGAGCACCGATCTGGTGGCCATGCTTCCCGAACGGCTGGTGCGCGGCAGCAGCGCGCTACAGGTGGTCGAGGCGCCGCTGGAGGTGCCAGGTTACGAGATGGCCATGCTCTGGCACGAGCGTTCGCACCGCGATCCCGCGCATCAATGGCTGCGTGAGCAGATCGCCAAAGCCGTGTAG